The Eubacterium ventriosum genome includes the window TACGGATTTGGTTCAAAGAAAAAGATTAAATCAGGCAGTATATTACCTGACACAGACTAACATACCAATTGCAGATATTGGACTTGCAATAGGTTATGACAATTTAAGCTATTTTCATAGAATTTTTAAGGCAAGATTCGGAAAAACTCCAAAGCAGTACAGAGATAACTATAAGAAATAAATCAAAGAATTTAATAAAATTACCAATAAGGATACTTTTTAAAACAAAAATGTCCATATTTTTGTATACAGCATTTAATAAAATTTAGTAAGAAATATTATGTGTTAATAGATTACATAAAGGAGAAAAATATGATTAACAAAGATATTACAATAGATATAGAAGGAAATGAAGCAAAATTAACATTATACATTTTGGACAGTTCACCGGAATTATATTATGAAAAAAGACCAATTATTGTTGTTTGTCCCGGCGGAGGTTATTCAATGGTGTCTGACAGAGAGGCAGAGCCAATTGCAATGAAGCTTGCATCAATGGGTTATCACGTGGCAGTTTTAAGATACTCAGTAAGTCCTGTCAGATATCCTATAGCTTTATTACAACTTGGAAAGGTAGTAAGTTACCTGTATGAAAATGCCGAACAGTATAATATTATAAAAGAGAAAATTGCAGTTATGGGCTTTTCAGCAGGTGGTCATTTAGCAGCAAGTTATAGCATTAAGTGGAATGAAAACTGGGTGGCAGAAAAGCTTGGCGTTAGCAGTGAAGAGCTTAGACCGGACAGAATGATTTTATGTTATCCGGTAATTACGTCAGGGGAGTTTGCACATAATGGTTCATTTGAATGCCTTTTAGGAGACAAATATGATGAGCTGAAAGATGAATTGTCAATTGAGAAGAATATTAATAAAGACACGCCAGCTTGTTTTGTATGGCATACAAAGACAGACAATTGCGTACCATATGAAAATACATTAATGTTAATTGATAGCTTAAAGGAAAAGAATATTCCTGTTGAAAGTCATATATTTGATAAAGGGGACCACGGTTTATCATTGGCTAATAAGGTTTCAATGGACAAAAATAAATGGGGTATAGAAGAGTCAGTGCAGGTATGGACTGACTATTTGGAAAAATGGCTGGATGTATGGAGAAATGAATAAAATCGCAAAGAATATATGAAAGAAGCAAAGATAAATAAAACGTTAAAGATTAAATATAAAAATAAAATCATAAAATCTAAATGAAAATTAAATAAAGTCATAATACCTAAATGATTTTAAAAGAATTGCAAATAAGGACACTTTTTTAAACAAAAGGTGTCCTTATTTTTGTGCCTTAAATTTGATAAATTTTAAATTAGAGAGAATGACAATTAATATTGGCGAAGAATTTACGGAGAGAAAAATTAAAAAGTAAGAACAAAGTTTAGAAAGAGGGGTGCATATGAACTATTATCTTGCAATAGACATTGGAGCTTCCAGTGGAAGACATATTCTTGGCTCGTTGGAGAATGGTCAGTTGAATCTGGAGGAAATATATCGTTTTGAAAATGGAATGAAGAAGAAAGAAGGTCATCTTGTGTGGGATACTAAGTATCTTTTTCATGAAATACTTGAAGGAATTAAAAAGTGTAAGG containing:
- a CDS encoding alpha/beta hydrolase, with the translated sequence MINKDITIDIEGNEAKLTLYILDSSPELYYEKRPIIVVCPGGGYSMVSDREAEPIAMKLASMGYHVAVLRYSVSPVRYPIALLQLGKVVSYLYENAEQYNIIKEKIAVMGFSAGGHLAASYSIKWNENWVAEKLGVSSEELRPDRMILCYPVITSGEFAHNGSFECLLGDKYDELKDELSIEKNINKDTPACFVWHTKTDNCVPYENTLMLIDSLKEKNIPVESHIFDKGDHGLSLANKVSMDKNKWGIEESVQVWTDYLEKWLDVWRNE